A region of Salvelinus alpinus chromosome 24, SLU_Salpinus.1, whole genome shotgun sequence DNA encodes the following proteins:
- the LOC139552075 gene encoding 5'-AMP-activated protein kinase catalytic subunit alpha-1-like, translating to MATTDKQKHEGRVKIGHYILGDTLGVGTFGKVKVGQHELTKHQVAVKILNRQKIRSLDVVGKIRREIQNLKLFRHPHIIKLYQVISTPTDIFMVMEYVSGGELFDYICKNGKLDEKESRRLFQQIISAVDYCHRHMVVHRDLKPENVLLDAKMNAKIADFGLSNMMSDGEFLRTSCGSPNYAAPEVISGRLYAGPEVDIWSSGVILYALLCGTLPFDDDHVPTLFKKICDGIFFMPQYLNPSVTALLKHMLQVDPMKRATIKEIREDEWFKDELPKYLFPEDPCYSNNMIDDEALKEVCEKFECTEEEILTCLYSRNHHDPLAVAYHLIIDNRRIMSEAKDFYLASSPPDSFLDDQHLTAATGLKPHPERMQPFLAGETPPRPRHTLDELNPLKSKHQGVRRAKWHLGIRSQSRPNDIMSEVCRAMKQLDYEWKMVNPYYLRVKRKNPVTGMQTKMSLQLYQVDGRTYLLDFRSIDNDMMEAKSGTATPHQSGSVGNSRTALKNEAAAAAEGGSQTEGAKENTTPATSLPPTKASESSLASSLASSIDSTGGDLAPMTAVPRPGSHTIEFFEMCANLIKLLAR from the exons ATGGCGACGACGGATAAACAGAAACACGAAGGAAGAGTGAAAATCGGACATTATATTCTTGGAGACACACTTGGAGTGGGGACGTTCGGGAAAGTTAAAG tgGGGCAGCACGAGCTGACCAAACACCAGGTGGCTGTGAAGATCCTTAACAGACAGAAGATCCGCAGTCTGGATGTGGTGGGGAAGATACGTAGAGAGATCCAAAACCTCAAGCTCTTCAGGCATCCTCACATAATTAAGCT GTACCAGGTGATCAGCACTCCAACGGACATCTTCATGGTGATGGAGTACGTGTCCGGAGGAGAGCTCTTTGACTACATCTGCAAAAACGGAAAG CTGGATGAGAAGGAGAGCCGTCGTCTGTTCCAGCAGATCATCTCGGCAGTAGATTACTGCCACAGACACATGGTGGTGCACAGGGACCTAAAACCTGAGAATGTCCTTCTGGACGCAAAGATGAACGCCAAGATCGCTGACTTTG gTTTGTCAAACATGATGTCGGACGGAGAGTTTCTGAGGACAAGTTGCGGGTCTCCGAACTATGCTGCCCCCGAAGTCATCTCTGGAAG GTTATATGCAGGTCCTGAGGTGGACATCTGGAGCAGCGGGGTGATCCTGTATGCCCTGCTGTGTGGGACGCTGCCCTTCGACGACGACCACGTGCCAACGCTCTTCAAGAAAATCTGTGACGGGATATTCTTCATGCCCCAGTACCTGAACCCCTCTGTCACCGCCCTGCTCAAACACATGCTGCAGGTGGATCCCATGAAGAGGGCCACCATCAAAGAGATCCG AGAGGATGAATGGTTCAAAGATGAGCTCCCCAAGTACCTGTTTCCAGAGGACCCGTGCTACAGCAACAACATGATCGACGACGAGGCCCTGAAGGAGGTGTGTGAGAAGTTTGAGTGCACCGAGGAGGAGATCCTGACTTGCCTGTACAGCCGCAACCACCACGACCCCCTGGCTGTGGCCTACCATCTCATCATCGACAACCGCCGAATTATGTCCGAGGCCAAGGACTTCTACCTGGCCTCCAGTCCCCCAGACTCGTTCCTGGATGACCAGCACCTGACCGCCGCTACCGGCCTTAAGCCCCACCCCGAGCGCATGCAGCCCTTCCTGGCGGGGGAGACCCCTCCCCGGCCGAGACACACGCTGGACGAGCTGAACCCCCTGAAGTCGAAGCACCAGGGGGTGAGGCGGGCCAAATGGCACCTGGGGATCAGGAGCCAGAGCAGGCCAAATGATATTATGTCTGAGGTGTGCCGGGCCATGAAGCAGCTCGACTACGAGTGGAAG ATGGTGAACCCGTACTACCTGCGTGTGAAGAGGAAGAACCCAGTGACAGGCATGCAGACCAAGATGAGCCTTCAGCTCTACCAGGTGGACGGCAGGACCTACCTCCTGGACTTCCGTAGCATAGACA ATGACATGATGGAGGCTAAATCTGGGACTGCCACTCCTCACCAGTCTGGTTCAGTGGGGAACTCCCGCACGGCCCTTAAGAACGAAGCTGCAGCTGCTGCAGAGGGGGGGTCCCAAACTGAGGGGGCTAAGGAGAACACTACCCCTGCcacatctctccctcccactAAGGCTTCAGAGAGCTCCCTGGCCTCCTCGCTCGCCTCCTCCATTGACTCGACAGGAGGCGACCTCGCACCTATGACGGCGGTTCCGCGGCCCGGCAGCCACACCATAGAGTTCTTTGAGATGTGCGCCAATCTCATCAAACTACTTGCACGATAG